The Macaca thibetana thibetana isolate TM-01 chromosome 19, ASM2454274v1, whole genome shotgun sequence genome has a segment encoding these proteins:
- the TTYH1 gene encoding protein tweety homolog 1 isoform X2 encodes MGAPPGYRPSAWVHLLHQLPRADFQLRPVPSGFAPQEQEYQQALLLVAALAGLGLGLSLIFIAVYLIRFCCCRPPEPPGSKTPSPGGGCVTWSCIVALLAGCIGIGIGFYGNSETSDGVSQLSSALLHANHTLSAIDHLVLETVERLGEAVRTELTTLEEVLEPRTELVAAARGARRQAEAVAQQLQGLAFWQGVPLSPLQVAEDVSFVEEYRWLAYVLLLLLELLVCLFTLLGLAKQSKWLVIVMTVMSLLVLVLSWGSMGLEAATAVGLSDFCSNPDPYVLNLTQEETGLSSDILSYYFLCNQAVSNPFQQRLTLSQRALANIHSQLLGLEREAVPQFPSAQKPLLSLEETLNVTEGNFHQLVALLHCRGLHKDYGAALRGLCEDALEGLLFLLLFSLLSAGALATALCSLPRAWALFPPRNPSALCSGSRLSEPLLPAGLDPGSPLRSFPGCRRRPH; translated from the exons ATGGGGGCGCCCCCGGGCTACCGGCCCTCGGCTTGGGTGCATCTCCTCCACCAGCTGCCCCGCGCCGACTTCCAGCTCCGCCCGGTGCCCAGCGGTTTCGCGCCCCAAGAGCAGGAATACCAGCAG GCCTTGTTGCTGGTGGCGGCCTTGGCGGGCCTGGGCTTGGGCCTGAGCCTCATTTTCATCGCTGTCTACCTCATCCGCTTCTGCTGCTGCCGGCCCCCCGAGCCTCCCGGGTCCAAGACCCCCTCGCCCGGAGGAGGCTGCGTCACCTGGAGCTGCATTGTCGCCCTTCTCGCCGGCTG CATTGGCATTGGCATCGGTTTCTATGGCAACAGTGAGACCAGTGATGGGGTGTCCCAGCTCAGCTCCGCGCTGCTGCACGCCAACCACACACTCAGCGCCATCGACCACCTG GTGTTGGAGACGGTGGAGAGGCTGGGCGAGGCAGTGAGGACAGAGCTGACCACCCTGGAGGAGGTGCTCGAGCCTCGCACAGAGCTGGTGGCTGCTGCCCGAGGGGCTCGGCGGCAGGCAGAGGCGGTGGCCCAGCAGCTACAGGGGCTGGCCTTCTGGCAGGGAGTGCCCCTGAGCCCCCTGCAGGTGGCTGAAGATGTGTCCTTCGTGGAGGAATACAG GTGGCTGGCCTATGTCCTCTTGCTGCTCCTGGAGCTGCTGGTCTGCCTCTTCACCCTCCTGGGCCTGGCGAAGCAGAGCAAGTGGCTGGTGATCGT GATGACGGTCATGAGTCTCCTGGTTCTTGTCCTGAGCTGGGGCTCCATGGGCCTGGAGGCAGCCACGGCTGTG GGCCTCAGTGACTTCTGCTCCAATCCAGACCCTTATGTTCTGAACCTGACCCAGGAGGAGACAGGGCTCAGCTCAG acATCCTGAGCTATTATTTCCTCTGCAACCAGGCCGTCTCCAACCCCTTCCAACAG AGGCTGACTCTGTCCCAGCGAGCTCTGGCCAACATCCACTCCCAGCTGCTGGGCCTGGAGAGAGAagctgtgcctcagttcccttcAGCGCAG AAGCCTCTGCTGTCCTTGGAGGAGACTCTGAATGTGACAGAAGGAAACTTTCACCAGTTGGTGGCACTGCTGCACTGCCGTGGCCTGCACAAG GACTACGGTGCAGCCCTGCGGGGCCTGTGCGAAGACGCCCTGGAAGGCCTGCTCTTCCTGCTGCTCTTCTCCCTGCTGTCCGCGGGAGCGCTGGCCACCGCGCTCTGCAGCCTGCCCCGCGCCTGGGCCCTCTTCCCACCCAG GAATCCAAGCGCTTTGTGCAGTGGCAGTCGTCTATCTGAGCCCCTCCTCCCTGCCGGACTGGACCCTGGCTCCCCTCTTCG TTCCTTCCCTGGCTGCCGGAGGAGACCCCACTAA
- the TTYH1 gene encoding protein tweety homolog 1 isoform X5 translates to MGAPPGYRPSAWVHLLHQLPRADFQLRPVPSGFAPQEQEYQQALLLVAALAGLGLGLSLIFIAVYLIRFCCCRPPEPPGSKTPSPGGGCVTWSCIVALLAGCIGIGIGFYGNSETSDGVSQLSSALLHANHTLSAIDHLVLETVERLGEAVRTELTTLEEVLEPRTELVAAARGARRQAEAVAQQLQGLAFWQGVPLSPLQVAEDVSFVEEYRWLAYVLLLLLELLVCLFTLLGLAKQSKWLVIVMTVMSLLVLVLSWGSMGLEAATAVGLSDFCSNPDPYVLNLTQEETGLSSDILSYYFLCNQAVSNPFQQRLTLSQRALANIHSQLLGLEREAVPQFPSAQKPLLSLEETLNVTEGNFHQLVALLHCRGLHKDYGAALRGLCEDALEGLLFLLLFSLLSAGALATALCSLPRAWALFPPSDDYDDTDDDDPFNPQQESKRFVQWQSSI, encoded by the exons ATGGGGGCGCCCCCGGGCTACCGGCCCTCGGCTTGGGTGCATCTCCTCCACCAGCTGCCCCGCGCCGACTTCCAGCTCCGCCCGGTGCCCAGCGGTTTCGCGCCCCAAGAGCAGGAATACCAGCAG GCCTTGTTGCTGGTGGCGGCCTTGGCGGGCCTGGGCTTGGGCCTGAGCCTCATTTTCATCGCTGTCTACCTCATCCGCTTCTGCTGCTGCCGGCCCCCCGAGCCTCCCGGGTCCAAGACCCCCTCGCCCGGAGGAGGCTGCGTCACCTGGAGCTGCATTGTCGCCCTTCTCGCCGGCTG CATTGGCATTGGCATCGGTTTCTATGGCAACAGTGAGACCAGTGATGGGGTGTCCCAGCTCAGCTCCGCGCTGCTGCACGCCAACCACACACTCAGCGCCATCGACCACCTG GTGTTGGAGACGGTGGAGAGGCTGGGCGAGGCAGTGAGGACAGAGCTGACCACCCTGGAGGAGGTGCTCGAGCCTCGCACAGAGCTGGTGGCTGCTGCCCGAGGGGCTCGGCGGCAGGCAGAGGCGGTGGCCCAGCAGCTACAGGGGCTGGCCTTCTGGCAGGGAGTGCCCCTGAGCCCCCTGCAGGTGGCTGAAGATGTGTCCTTCGTGGAGGAATACAG GTGGCTGGCCTATGTCCTCTTGCTGCTCCTGGAGCTGCTGGTCTGCCTCTTCACCCTCCTGGGCCTGGCGAAGCAGAGCAAGTGGCTGGTGATCGT GATGACGGTCATGAGTCTCCTGGTTCTTGTCCTGAGCTGGGGCTCCATGGGCCTGGAGGCAGCCACGGCTGTG GGCCTCAGTGACTTCTGCTCCAATCCAGACCCTTATGTTCTGAACCTGACCCAGGAGGAGACAGGGCTCAGCTCAG acATCCTGAGCTATTATTTCCTCTGCAACCAGGCCGTCTCCAACCCCTTCCAACAG AGGCTGACTCTGTCCCAGCGAGCTCTGGCCAACATCCACTCCCAGCTGCTGGGCCTGGAGAGAGAagctgtgcctcagttcccttcAGCGCAG AAGCCTCTGCTGTCCTTGGAGGAGACTCTGAATGTGACAGAAGGAAACTTTCACCAGTTGGTGGCACTGCTGCACTGCCGTGGCCTGCACAAG GACTACGGTGCAGCCCTGCGGGGCCTGTGCGAAGACGCCCTGGAAGGCCTGCTCTTCCTGCTGCTCTTCTCCCTGCTGTCCGCGGGAGCGCTGGCCACCGCGCTCTGCAGCCTGCCCCGCGCCTGGGCCCTCTTCCCACCCAG TGACGACTACGATGACACAGACGATGACGACCCTTTCAACCCGCAG CAGGAATCCAAGCGCTTTGTGCAGTGGCAGTCGTCTATCTGA
- the TTYH1 gene encoding protein tweety homolog 1 isoform X6, which yields MGAPPGYRPSAWVHLLHQLPRADFQLRPVPSGFAPQEQEYQQALLLVAALAGLGLGLSLIFIAVYLIRFCCCRPPEPPGSKTPSPGGGCVTWSCIVALLAGCIGIGIGFYGNSETSDGVSQLSSALLHANHTLSAIDHLVLETVERLGEAVRTELTTLEEVLEPRTELVAAARGARRQAEAVAQQLQGLAFWQGVPLSPLQVAEDVSFVEEYRWLAYVLLLLLELLVCLFTLLGLAKQSKWLVIVMTVMSLLVLVLSWGSMGLEAATAVGLSDFCSNPDPYVLNLTQEETGLSSDILSYYFLCNQAVSNPFQQRLTLSQRALANIHSQLLGLEREAVPQFPSAQKPLLSLEETLNVTEGNFHQLVALLHCRGLHKDYGAALRGLCEDALEGLLFLLLFSLLSAGALATALCSLPRAWALFPPSDDYDDTDDDDPFNPQESKRFVQWQSSI from the exons ATGGGGGCGCCCCCGGGCTACCGGCCCTCGGCTTGGGTGCATCTCCTCCACCAGCTGCCCCGCGCCGACTTCCAGCTCCGCCCGGTGCCCAGCGGTTTCGCGCCCCAAGAGCAGGAATACCAGCAG GCCTTGTTGCTGGTGGCGGCCTTGGCGGGCCTGGGCTTGGGCCTGAGCCTCATTTTCATCGCTGTCTACCTCATCCGCTTCTGCTGCTGCCGGCCCCCCGAGCCTCCCGGGTCCAAGACCCCCTCGCCCGGAGGAGGCTGCGTCACCTGGAGCTGCATTGTCGCCCTTCTCGCCGGCTG CATTGGCATTGGCATCGGTTTCTATGGCAACAGTGAGACCAGTGATGGGGTGTCCCAGCTCAGCTCCGCGCTGCTGCACGCCAACCACACACTCAGCGCCATCGACCACCTG GTGTTGGAGACGGTGGAGAGGCTGGGCGAGGCAGTGAGGACAGAGCTGACCACCCTGGAGGAGGTGCTCGAGCCTCGCACAGAGCTGGTGGCTGCTGCCCGAGGGGCTCGGCGGCAGGCAGAGGCGGTGGCCCAGCAGCTACAGGGGCTGGCCTTCTGGCAGGGAGTGCCCCTGAGCCCCCTGCAGGTGGCTGAAGATGTGTCCTTCGTGGAGGAATACAG GTGGCTGGCCTATGTCCTCTTGCTGCTCCTGGAGCTGCTGGTCTGCCTCTTCACCCTCCTGGGCCTGGCGAAGCAGAGCAAGTGGCTGGTGATCGT GATGACGGTCATGAGTCTCCTGGTTCTTGTCCTGAGCTGGGGCTCCATGGGCCTGGAGGCAGCCACGGCTGTG GGCCTCAGTGACTTCTGCTCCAATCCAGACCCTTATGTTCTGAACCTGACCCAGGAGGAGACAGGGCTCAGCTCAG acATCCTGAGCTATTATTTCCTCTGCAACCAGGCCGTCTCCAACCCCTTCCAACAG AGGCTGACTCTGTCCCAGCGAGCTCTGGCCAACATCCACTCCCAGCTGCTGGGCCTGGAGAGAGAagctgtgcctcagttcccttcAGCGCAG AAGCCTCTGCTGTCCTTGGAGGAGACTCTGAATGTGACAGAAGGAAACTTTCACCAGTTGGTGGCACTGCTGCACTGCCGTGGCCTGCACAAG GACTACGGTGCAGCCCTGCGGGGCCTGTGCGAAGACGCCCTGGAAGGCCTGCTCTTCCTGCTGCTCTTCTCCCTGCTGTCCGCGGGAGCGCTGGCCACCGCGCTCTGCAGCCTGCCCCGCGCCTGGGCCCTCTTCCCACCCAG TGACGACTACGATGACACAGACGATGACGACCCTTTCAACCCGCAG GAATCCAAGCGCTTTGTGCAGTGGCAGTCGTCTATCTGA
- the TTYH1 gene encoding protein tweety homolog 1 isoform X1 has translation MGVEAQPGLGTVRVSGSRPLHCGTPAGGGDGRGLGPHIQAPQWSSVCWQGPGGGTASGPSSSLPPTFPYFPPSWPDAWVPGGGRLRAPGSASPPGDGDSCPLVPLGTPSSIGIGIGFYGNSETSDGVSQLSSALLHANHTLSAIDHLVLETVERLGEAVRTELTTLEEVLEPRTELVAAARGARRQAEAVAQQLQGLAFWQGVPLSPLQVAEDVSFVEEYRWLAYVLLLLLELLVCLFTLLGLAKQSKWLVIVMTVMSLLVLVLSWGSMGLEAATAVGLSDFCSNPDPYVLNLTQEETGLSSDILSYYFLCNQAVSNPFQQRLTLSQRALANIHSQLLGLEREAVPQFPSAQKPLLSLEETLNVTEGNFHQLVALLHCRGLHKDYGAALRGLCEDALEGLLFLLLFSLLSAGALATALCSLPRAWALFPPRNPSALCSGSRLSEPLLPAGLDPGSPLRSFPGCRRRPH, from the exons ATGGGGGTGGAGGCCCAGCCGGGGCTGGGAACTGTGAGGGTGTCAGGCTCCCGCCCCCTCCACTGCGGGACACCGGCCGGGGGCGGGGACGGGAGGGGTCTGGGGCCCCACATTCAGGCCCCACAATGGAGCTCTGTGTGTTGGCAGGGCCCGGGCGGGGGCACGGCTTCTGGCCCATcctccagcctccctcccacATTCCCTTACTTCCCTCCCAGCTGGCCAGACGCTTGGGTCCCGGGTGGGGGAAGGCTGAGAGCTCCAGGCTCAGCGTCCCCCCCAGGAGATGGTGACAGCTGCCCCCTCGTACCCTTAGGAACCCCCAGCAG CATTGGCATTGGCATCGGTTTCTATGGCAACAGTGAGACCAGTGATGGGGTGTCCCAGCTCAGCTCCGCGCTGCTGCACGCCAACCACACACTCAGCGCCATCGACCACCTG GTGTTGGAGACGGTGGAGAGGCTGGGCGAGGCAGTGAGGACAGAGCTGACCACCCTGGAGGAGGTGCTCGAGCCTCGCACAGAGCTGGTGGCTGCTGCCCGAGGGGCTCGGCGGCAGGCAGAGGCGGTGGCCCAGCAGCTACAGGGGCTGGCCTTCTGGCAGGGAGTGCCCCTGAGCCCCCTGCAGGTGGCTGAAGATGTGTCCTTCGTGGAGGAATACAG GTGGCTGGCCTATGTCCTCTTGCTGCTCCTGGAGCTGCTGGTCTGCCTCTTCACCCTCCTGGGCCTGGCGAAGCAGAGCAAGTGGCTGGTGATCGT GATGACGGTCATGAGTCTCCTGGTTCTTGTCCTGAGCTGGGGCTCCATGGGCCTGGAGGCAGCCACGGCTGTG GGCCTCAGTGACTTCTGCTCCAATCCAGACCCTTATGTTCTGAACCTGACCCAGGAGGAGACAGGGCTCAGCTCAG acATCCTGAGCTATTATTTCCTCTGCAACCAGGCCGTCTCCAACCCCTTCCAACAG AGGCTGACTCTGTCCCAGCGAGCTCTGGCCAACATCCACTCCCAGCTGCTGGGCCTGGAGAGAGAagctgtgcctcagttcccttcAGCGCAG AAGCCTCTGCTGTCCTTGGAGGAGACTCTGAATGTGACAGAAGGAAACTTTCACCAGTTGGTGGCACTGCTGCACTGCCGTGGCCTGCACAAG GACTACGGTGCAGCCCTGCGGGGCCTGTGCGAAGACGCCCTGGAAGGCCTGCTCTTCCTGCTGCTCTTCTCCCTGCTGTCCGCGGGAGCGCTGGCCACCGCGCTCTGCAGCCTGCCCCGCGCCTGGGCCCTCTTCCCACCCAG GAATCCAAGCGCTTTGTGCAGTGGCAGTCGTCTATCTGAGCCCCTCCTCCCTGCCGGACTGGACCCTGGCTCCCCTCTTCG TTCCTTCCCTGGCTGCCGGAGGAGACCCCACTAA
- the TTYH1 gene encoding protein tweety homolog 1 isoform X3: MGVEAQPGLGTVRVSGSRPLHCGTPAGGGDGRGLGPHIQAPQWSSVCWQGPGGGTASGPSSSLPPTFPYFPPSWPDAWVPGGGRLRAPGSASPPGDGDSCPLVPLGTPSSIGIGIGFYGNSETSDGVSQLSSALLHANHTLSAIDHLVLETVERLGEAVRTELTTLEEVLEPRTELVAAARGARRQAEAVAQQLQGLAFWQGVPLSPLQVAEDVSFVEEYRWLAYVLLLLLELLVCLFTLLGLAKQSKWLVIVMTVMSLLVLVLSWGSMGLEAATAVGLSDFCSNPDPYVLNLTQEETGLSSDILSYYFLCNQAVSNPFQQRLTLSQRALANIHSQLLGLEREAVPQFPSAQKPLLSLEETLNVTEGNFHQLVALLHCRGLHKDYGAALRGLCEDALEGLLFLLLFSLLSAGALATALCSLPRAWALFPPSDDYDDTDDDDPFNPQQESKRFVQWQSSI, from the exons ATGGGGGTGGAGGCCCAGCCGGGGCTGGGAACTGTGAGGGTGTCAGGCTCCCGCCCCCTCCACTGCGGGACACCGGCCGGGGGCGGGGACGGGAGGGGTCTGGGGCCCCACATTCAGGCCCCACAATGGAGCTCTGTGTGTTGGCAGGGCCCGGGCGGGGGCACGGCTTCTGGCCCATcctccagcctccctcccacATTCCCTTACTTCCCTCCCAGCTGGCCAGACGCTTGGGTCCCGGGTGGGGGAAGGCTGAGAGCTCCAGGCTCAGCGTCCCCCCCAGGAGATGGTGACAGCTGCCCCCTCGTACCCTTAGGAACCCCCAGCAG CATTGGCATTGGCATCGGTTTCTATGGCAACAGTGAGACCAGTGATGGGGTGTCCCAGCTCAGCTCCGCGCTGCTGCACGCCAACCACACACTCAGCGCCATCGACCACCTG GTGTTGGAGACGGTGGAGAGGCTGGGCGAGGCAGTGAGGACAGAGCTGACCACCCTGGAGGAGGTGCTCGAGCCTCGCACAGAGCTGGTGGCTGCTGCCCGAGGGGCTCGGCGGCAGGCAGAGGCGGTGGCCCAGCAGCTACAGGGGCTGGCCTTCTGGCAGGGAGTGCCCCTGAGCCCCCTGCAGGTGGCTGAAGATGTGTCCTTCGTGGAGGAATACAG GTGGCTGGCCTATGTCCTCTTGCTGCTCCTGGAGCTGCTGGTCTGCCTCTTCACCCTCCTGGGCCTGGCGAAGCAGAGCAAGTGGCTGGTGATCGT GATGACGGTCATGAGTCTCCTGGTTCTTGTCCTGAGCTGGGGCTCCATGGGCCTGGAGGCAGCCACGGCTGTG GGCCTCAGTGACTTCTGCTCCAATCCAGACCCTTATGTTCTGAACCTGACCCAGGAGGAGACAGGGCTCAGCTCAG acATCCTGAGCTATTATTTCCTCTGCAACCAGGCCGTCTCCAACCCCTTCCAACAG AGGCTGACTCTGTCCCAGCGAGCTCTGGCCAACATCCACTCCCAGCTGCTGGGCCTGGAGAGAGAagctgtgcctcagttcccttcAGCGCAG AAGCCTCTGCTGTCCTTGGAGGAGACTCTGAATGTGACAGAAGGAAACTTTCACCAGTTGGTGGCACTGCTGCACTGCCGTGGCCTGCACAAG GACTACGGTGCAGCCCTGCGGGGCCTGTGCGAAGACGCCCTGGAAGGCCTGCTCTTCCTGCTGCTCTTCTCCCTGCTGTCCGCGGGAGCGCTGGCCACCGCGCTCTGCAGCCTGCCCCGCGCCTGGGCCCTCTTCCCACCCAG TGACGACTACGATGACACAGACGATGACGACCCTTTCAACCCGCAG CAGGAATCCAAGCGCTTTGTGCAGTGGCAGTCGTCTATCTGA
- the TTYH1 gene encoding protein tweety homolog 1 isoform X4 gives MGVEAQPGLGTVRVSGSRPLHCGTPAGGGDGRGLGPHIQAPQWSSVCWQGPGGGTASGPSSSLPPTFPYFPPSWPDAWVPGGGRLRAPGSASPPGDGDSCPLVPLGTPSSIGIGIGFYGNSETSDGVSQLSSALLHANHTLSAIDHLVLETVERLGEAVRTELTTLEEVLEPRTELVAAARGARRQAEAVAQQLQGLAFWQGVPLSPLQVAEDVSFVEEYRWLAYVLLLLLELLVCLFTLLGLAKQSKWLVIVMTVMSLLVLVLSWGSMGLEAATAVGLSDFCSNPDPYVLNLTQEETGLSSDILSYYFLCNQAVSNPFQQRLTLSQRALANIHSQLLGLEREAVPQFPSAQKPLLSLEETLNVTEGNFHQLVALLHCRGLHKDYGAALRGLCEDALEGLLFLLLFSLLSAGALATALCSLPRAWALFPPSDDYDDTDDDDPFNPQESKRFVQWQSSI, from the exons ATGGGGGTGGAGGCCCAGCCGGGGCTGGGAACTGTGAGGGTGTCAGGCTCCCGCCCCCTCCACTGCGGGACACCGGCCGGGGGCGGGGACGGGAGGGGTCTGGGGCCCCACATTCAGGCCCCACAATGGAGCTCTGTGTGTTGGCAGGGCCCGGGCGGGGGCACGGCTTCTGGCCCATcctccagcctccctcccacATTCCCTTACTTCCCTCCCAGCTGGCCAGACGCTTGGGTCCCGGGTGGGGGAAGGCTGAGAGCTCCAGGCTCAGCGTCCCCCCCAGGAGATGGTGACAGCTGCCCCCTCGTACCCTTAGGAACCCCCAGCAG CATTGGCATTGGCATCGGTTTCTATGGCAACAGTGAGACCAGTGATGGGGTGTCCCAGCTCAGCTCCGCGCTGCTGCACGCCAACCACACACTCAGCGCCATCGACCACCTG GTGTTGGAGACGGTGGAGAGGCTGGGCGAGGCAGTGAGGACAGAGCTGACCACCCTGGAGGAGGTGCTCGAGCCTCGCACAGAGCTGGTGGCTGCTGCCCGAGGGGCTCGGCGGCAGGCAGAGGCGGTGGCCCAGCAGCTACAGGGGCTGGCCTTCTGGCAGGGAGTGCCCCTGAGCCCCCTGCAGGTGGCTGAAGATGTGTCCTTCGTGGAGGAATACAG GTGGCTGGCCTATGTCCTCTTGCTGCTCCTGGAGCTGCTGGTCTGCCTCTTCACCCTCCTGGGCCTGGCGAAGCAGAGCAAGTGGCTGGTGATCGT GATGACGGTCATGAGTCTCCTGGTTCTTGTCCTGAGCTGGGGCTCCATGGGCCTGGAGGCAGCCACGGCTGTG GGCCTCAGTGACTTCTGCTCCAATCCAGACCCTTATGTTCTGAACCTGACCCAGGAGGAGACAGGGCTCAGCTCAG acATCCTGAGCTATTATTTCCTCTGCAACCAGGCCGTCTCCAACCCCTTCCAACAG AGGCTGACTCTGTCCCAGCGAGCTCTGGCCAACATCCACTCCCAGCTGCTGGGCCTGGAGAGAGAagctgtgcctcagttcccttcAGCGCAG AAGCCTCTGCTGTCCTTGGAGGAGACTCTGAATGTGACAGAAGGAAACTTTCACCAGTTGGTGGCACTGCTGCACTGCCGTGGCCTGCACAAG GACTACGGTGCAGCCCTGCGGGGCCTGTGCGAAGACGCCCTGGAAGGCCTGCTCTTCCTGCTGCTCTTCTCCCTGCTGTCCGCGGGAGCGCTGGCCACCGCGCTCTGCAGCCTGCCCCGCGCCTGGGCCCTCTTCCCACCCAG TGACGACTACGATGACACAGACGATGACGACCCTTTCAACCCGCAG GAATCCAAGCGCTTTGTGCAGTGGCAGTCGTCTATCTGA